In the genome of Vicia villosa cultivar HV-30 ecotype Madison, WI linkage group LG7, Vvil1.0, whole genome shotgun sequence, one region contains:
- the LOC131618816 gene encoding uncharacterized protein LOC131618816 translates to MHKHVFLRIIKDLGQHDEYFWLKVDTTGRSSLSPLQKSIVVIRMLTYGSSAESVYDYLRIGETTTLKCVDKFTRGVISVFGPQYLRKPAIKDVKYLLQMGESRGFPGKYVQGGHGKPTIMLEAMASQDLWIWHALFGVDGSNNDINVLNQSDVFNDVMEGRAPEVHYSINGTEYNIGYYLSDCIYLKWSTFVKSISMPQGDKRKLFTQHQEGARKDIERAFGVLKSRFGIIRNSARPWHLDALKRIMDTCIILHNMIVEDERATYGGNLDYSNEHSGNDPTAPSNDSNNDFQEFYVEDIMFVTRKLIDTFNKT, encoded by the exons ATGCATAAACATGTATTCCTTCGTATCATTAAAGATCTTGGTCAACATGATGAGTATTTTTGGCTTAAGGTTGATACAACTGGTAGATCTAGTCTTTCACCACTGCAAAAGTCCATTGTAGTTATTCGTATGCTGACATATGGATCATCTGCTGAAAGTGTATATGACTATTTGAGAATTGGTGAAACAACAACACTAAAATGTGTTGATAAGTTTACAAGAGGTGTTATTAGTGTATTTGGGCCACAATATCTGCGAAAGCCAGCTATTAAAGATGTCAAATATCTGCTGCAAATGGGGGAGTCACGTGGCTTTCCAG GGAAGTATGTCCAAGGTGGTCATGGTAAGCCTACCATTATGCTTGAAGCAATGGCTTCACAAGACCTATGGATCTGGCATGCACTCTTTGGGGTAGATGGTTCAAATAACGATATTAATGTGTTGAACCAATCTGATGTCTTCAATGATGTTATGGAAGGGCGAGCTCCCGAGGTCCATTATTCAATTAATGGCACTGAATACAACATAGGTTATTATCTATCAGACTGCATTTATCTTAAATGGTCAACATTTGTGAAAAGTATCTCAATGCCACAAGGGGATAAGAGAAAATTATTTACCCAACATCAAGAAGGTGCAAGAAAGGATATTGAACGAGCATTTGGAGTTCTCAAATCCCGATTTGGGATCATACGTAACTCAGCTCGACCTTGGCACTTAGATGCACTGAAGCGCATAATGGATACGTGTATTATACTCCACAACatgattgttgaagatgaacgTGCCACATATGGTGGAAATTTAGATTATTCTAATGAGCATTCAGGCAATGACCCGACTGCACCATCAAATGATTCTAATAATGATTTTCAGGAGTTTTACGTAGAAGACATCATGTTCGTGACAAGGAAACTCATTGACACCTTCAATAAAACTTGA